A single window of Larimichthys crocea isolate SSNF chromosome XII, L_crocea_2.0, whole genome shotgun sequence DNA harbors:
- the camsap3 gene encoding calmodulin-regulated spectrin-associated protein 3 isoform X1 — MVDSPAMKKTFVVPDIKPLDLYDCTKAKICASVGWLLAKSYGSAENVPTELRDPFYCDQYEQEHLKPPVTRLLQSSELYCRTYSLLLGGTEAEEQPKDNAALLQLLAQRSIFPKDQDTPVTETDLRRKPIKMSAHLAVIDALMAVGAMETMTAVKTCGSAELLGGASSWEDALLHWVNVLNQKLKERTEGAQNETSQALTEPQPVQPSCPTRWYWKLVPLRYRKDKVQSKQKPIFPVVNEVKDLSSGCAVAAVIHYYCPGLLRLEDVCMKESMSVADSLYNLQFIHEFCDSCLKSCCQLALEDMLYTPQELQLNLLSFLSELLCWFEVRRPEFVQPIDTLDGSTPVTPSSLSGNSTSPSIFKKPFLPISSPALGSLTQSTSMSHIEGVGKTWSKKPLSRPLSAVSFSIPFGLDSDVDIVMGNPVITRSVSSDQLNPTGQNMTRVPYTPPEDLSHLLSKPPGPNGPQRASWATQTPSVPRLAEENGLAASETGELPTIEEALQIIHNESKMEPRLHPDGAPDGFYLHSPDDPASSRHNLPNLAPISCSAPTRSGMMYRPTGESKEPTRTRNTSECSRDDDSVLRDGSVDSDASEDLPKAQSTPATPATAVHSSRGHDKEVPDSGVKMTSFAERKKKQILDSPKTSDPTSPQKTTWAQKSEESPNKSPQLNNEMSELGVRLEEKRKAIEAQKKRIEAIFAKHRQRLGKSAFLQLKKEQREDEGEEEGGDGQVSTSSTEEDLARLTLEERLARMEEEEQQEQDEQRLSVDDEANFRGALKLNKQVSQKADTPGEKGSVTPGEKMVAPLGDYNNAVSKLTAALSSLQSDMQRLTEQQNQLIKKKATPSSNKSWVIPASHKTSTPARLSRESTRDLNSASSSPSPSRKITNHTTPPKSPHVHRRTQSVPPKSPKHHQHSRPLDVKLPALSRVITAPQNVDSIPHLRRVNPWQSQVQTSSAFSIGDSDSLVEPRSSRPTPVPTPTFTPIPTPTQTPCPPADDTLSEVGSNDDHSIFSMDLEAGPSHGPSAKKEGHTGGGYSSGAPSECSFESDAPAGMLNGKRSSLIEISLSALRGDGEEDDQVPEAFSDSMSDRTEPELRGGVGFFFKDDKERPEDEMAQRKAAFLEKQQKRAEEMKRRKLEQEKEKEKESDKPQWMIIEGWGNKSEDRPQTPGTPPALHTPPVEGTPQRRGDFTRQEYERRQQLKIMEDLDKVLRQKPTTVRGVKKQRPKTVFRDDSVLSHSPVKGFMGTRLNKVYSHSTMNLSSMANDSGGLTVRKSPSRSHSPSRLMSPRRLSGQNGEKDWENGSTISSPASIPEYTGPKLYKEPSFKSNKFIIHNAITRCCLAGKVNEPQKNKIVEEMEKSAANHFLILFRDTSCQFRAVYTMNPETEEMVRLTGIGPRIISPEMVESIYKYSSDRKQFTVIPSKTMSMSVDAFTIPGHFWQKRPGTPKKLGTPK; from the exons ATGGTGGACTCCCCTGCCATGAAGAAGACTTTTGTGGTCCCAGACATAAAGCCATTGGATTTGTATGACTGTACTAAGGCAAAAATATGCGCAAGTGTCGGATGGCTATTGGCAAAGTCCTACGGCAGTGCAG AGAATGTCCCTACAGAGCTGCGTGACCCCTTCTACTGTGACCAGTATGAGCAGGAGCATCTTAAACCACCTGTCACGCGCCTCCTGCAGTCCTCGGAGCTCTACTGCCGCACCTACAGCCTGCTACTGGGGGGCACAGAAGCTGAGGAACAGCCCAAAGACAATGCcgccctgctgcagctcctcgcTCAGAGAAGCATATTCCCCAAAGATCAGGACACACCAGTGACTGAGACAGACCTCCGACGTAAACCCATCAAAATG AGTGCTCACCTGGCAGTGATTGATGCCCTGATGGCCGTGGGAGCCATGGAGACAATGACTGCGGTGAAGACATGTGGTTCTGCTGAGCTACTGGGTGGAGCCTCTAGCTGGGAGGATGCACTGCTTCATTGGGTTAATGTG TTAAACCAGAAGTTGAAAGAACGTACTGAAGGAGCCCAGAATGAAACATCTCAGGCCCTTACAGAGCCCCAACCTGTCCAACCCTCT tgtcctACTCGCTGGTACTGGAAACTTGTTCCT CTCCGCTACAGGAAGGATAAAGTTCAGTCCAAACAAAAACCTATTTTTCCAGTGGTGAATGAAGTCAAAGACCTGTCCAGTGGTTGTGCTGTTGCTGCAGTCATACATTACTATTGCCCTGGCCTGCTAAGACTTGAAG ATGTTTGCATGAAGGAGTCCATGTCTGTAGCAGATAGCCTGTACAACCTGCAGTTCATCCATGAAttctgtgacagctgtctgAAAAGCTGCTGCCAGTTGGCACTGGAGGACATGCTATACACTCCACAGGAGCTTCAG CTCAACCTGCTGAGCTTCCTGTCAGAACTGCTTTGCTGGTTTGAAGTACGAAGGCCAGAATTTGTTCAGCCAATAGACACATTGG ATGGATCCACACCAGTAACACCGAGTAGCTTGAGTGGTAACAG tacCTCCCCTTCTATATTCAAGAAGCCTTTCCTCCCTATCTCTTCTCCTGCATTAG GATCTTTGACTCAGTCTACCTCAATGTCTCATATAGAAGGAGTTGGAAAGACATGGAGCAAGAAACCTCTCAG ccGCCCATTGTCAGCAGTATCCTTCAGCATTCCTTTTGGTCTGGACAGTGATGTGGACATTGTGATGGGCAACCCTGTGATAACTCGCTCTGTGAGCTCAGACCAGCTCAACCCAACAGGCCAAAATATGACTCGAGTGCCCTACACCCCTCCTGAAGATCTCAGCCATTTACTGAGCAAGCCCCCTGGCCCCAATGGTCCACAGAGAGCTTCTTGGGCCACCCAGACTCCCAGTGTTCCAAGGTTGGCAGAGGAGAATGGACTTGCAGCAAGTGAAACAGGAGAGCTGCCTACCATTGAAGAGGCTCTCCAAATTATCCACAATGAGAGCAAGATGGAGCCTCGTTTACACCCTGATGGTGCTCCTGATGGCTTCTACCTCCACTCTCCTGATGACCCTGCTAGCTCTAGACATAACTTGCCTAACTTAGCACCCATCAGCTGCTCTGCCCCTACACGCTCAGGAATGATGTACCGGCCAACAGGAGAGTCCAAGGAGCCCACTCGCACCAGAAATACCTCTGAATGTTCACGAGACGATGACTCAGTCTTAAGAGATGGCAGTGTGGACTCGGATGCATCCGAAGACCTCCCTAAGGCTCAGTCCACTCCAGCCACACCAGCTACTGCTGTACACTCTTCTAGGGGCCATGACAAagaggtgcctgacagtggtGTGAAGATGACCAGCTTTGCAGAACGCAAAAAGAAGCAGATTTTGGATTCTCCCAAAACCAGCGACCCCACTTCTCCTCAGAAGACCACGTGGGCCCAAAAGTCTGAAGAAAGCCCCAATAAGAGCCCACAACTCAATAATGAGATGTCTGAGCTGGGAGTTCGCCTTGAAGAAAAGCGCAAGGCTATTGAAGCACAGAAGAAACGAATTGAGGCCATTTTTGCAAAGCATCGGCAAAGACTGGGGAAGAGTGCATTTCTGCAGTTAAAGAAGGAGCAGCGTGAGGACgaaggtgaggaggaaggaggggatggCCAGGTCAGCACCTCATCCACAGAAGAAGACCTTGCTCGCTTGACGCTTGAAGAAAGGCTAGCTCGaatggaagaggaagagcagcaggaaCAAGATGAACAGCGCCTGTCAGTGGACGATGAGGCTAATTTCAGAGGAGCACTTAAGCTCAACAAACAGGTCAGTCAAAAGGCAGACACACCAGGAGAGAAGGGTTCTGTGACACCTGGTGAGAAAATGGTAGCTCCACTAGGGGACTATAACAACGCTGTATCTAAGCTGACTGCAGCTCTCAGCTCCCTGCAAAGTGACATGCAGCGGCTGACTGAGCAGCAGAACCAGCTAATCAAGAAGAAAGCTACACCTTCCAGCAACAAGTCCTGGGTCATTCCAGCTAGCCATAAAACCTCCACGCCTGCACGCCTGTCACGAGAATCCACCCGAGATTTAAattcagcctcctcctctccttctccatccCGCAAAATAACAAACCACACCACTCCTCCTAAATCTCCTCATGTCCATCGTAGAACCCAATCTGTGCCCCCTAAAAGCCccaaacaccaccaacacagTCGTCCTTTGGATGTTAAGCTTCCAGCCTTATCAAGGGTCATCACTGCTCCTCAAAATGTGGACAGCATCCCCCACCTTCGCCGTGTAAATCCCTGGCAATCCCAAGTCCAGACTTCGTCTGCATTCTCCATTGGTGACTCTGACAGCCTAGTTGAGCCCCGCTCATCCAGACCAACTCCTGTCCCCACGCCTACATTTACCCCTATACCAACTCCTACCCAAACTCCCTGTCCTCCTGCAGATGACACCCTGTCAGAGGTAGGCTCCAATGATGATCATAGTATATTTAGCATGGACCTGGAGGCTGGGCCCTCACATGGCCCTTCGGCTAAGAAGGAAGGGCATACCGGTGGGGGCTACAGCTCTGGTGCCCCATCAGAGTGCTCCTTTGAGAGTGATGCCCCTGCAGGGATGTTGAATGGCAAACGCAGTAGCCTGATAGAGATCTCACTGTCTGCTCTACGAGGAGATGGGGAGGAGGATGACCAAGTACCTGAGGCTTTCTCTGACTCAATGAGTGACCGGACAGAGCCAGAGCTGAGAGGAGGGGTTGGCTTCTTTTTCAAG gATGACAAGGAGCGACCGGAGGATGAGATGGCACAGCGAAAAGCAGCTTTTCTGGAGAAACAGCAGAAGAGAGCAGAAGAGATGAAAAGACGCAAACTtgaacaggaaaaagaaaaagagaaagaatcaga CAAGCCTCAGTGGATGATCATTGAGGGCTGGGGAAACAAGAGTGAGGACAGACCTCAGACCCCAGGCACCCCTCCAGCATTACATACCCCACCAGTAGAGGGGACTCCTCAGCGCAGAGGAGACTTCACAAGGCAAGAGTATGAGAGAAGACAGCAGCTCAAGATCATGGAAGACTTAGACAAGGTGTTGAGGCAGAAACCCACCACGGTTCGCGGTGTCAAGAAGCAGAGACCCAAGACTGTGTTCAGAGATGACTCTGTCCTCTCTCATAGCCCTGTCAAAGGCTTCATGG GCACCAGGCTAAACAAGGTGTACTCCCACTCAACCATGAACCTGTCTTCTATGGCTAATGACTCTGGAGGCTTGACTGTCAGGAAGTCCCCCAG CCGTTCACACTCTCCTTCCCGGTTAATGTCACCAAGACGACTGAGTGGTCAGAATGGAGAGAAGGACTGGGAGAATGGTTCCACTATTTCCTCCCCTGCCTCAATCCCAGAATACACAG GACCGAAGTTGTACAAGGAGCCTAGCTTTAAGTCCAACAAGTTCATCATCCACAATGCTATCACTCGCTGCTGCCTGGCCGGCAAGGTCAATGaaccacagaaaaacaagattgTAGAG GAAATGGAGAAAAGTGCAGCAAAccacttcctcatcctcttcagAGATACTAGCTGCCAGTTCAGAGCAGTTTACACAATGAACCCTGAAACTGAGGAGATGGTACGGCTCACTGGCATTGGCCCCCGGATCATATCACCTGAGATGGTTGAGTCCATTTATAAGTACAGCTCTGACCGCAAGCAGTTCACTGTTATCCCGTCCAAAACCATGTCCATGAGTGTTGACGCCTTCACCATCCCCGGCCACTTTTGGCAAAAGCGACCAGGAACTCCGAAGAAGCTTGGCACccccaaataa
- the camsap3 gene encoding calmodulin-regulated spectrin-associated protein 3 isoform X3 → MVDSPAMKKTFVVPDIKPLDLYDCTKAKICASVGWLLAKSYGSAENVPTELRDPFYCDQYEQEHLKPPVTRLLQSSELYCRTYSLLLGGTEAEEQPKDNAALLQLLAQRSIFPKDQDTPVTETDLRRKPIKMSAHLAVIDALMAVGAMETMTAVKTCGSAELLGGASSWEDALLHWVNVLNQKLKERTEGAQNETSQALTEPQPVQPSCPTRWYWKLVPLRYRKDKVQSKQKPIFPVVNEVKDLSSGCAVAAVIHYYCPGLLRLEDVCMKESMSVADSLYNLQFIHEFCDSCLKSCCQLALEDMLYTPQELQLNLLSFLSELLCWFEVRRPEFVQPIDTLDGSTPVTPSSLSGNSTSPSIFKKPFLPISSPALEGVGKTWSKKPLSRPLSAVSFSIPFGLDSDVDIVMGNPVITRSVSSDQLNPTGQNMTRVPYTPPEDLSHLLSKPPGPNGPQRASWATQTPSVPRLAEENGLAASETGELPTIEEALQIIHNESKMEPRLHPDGAPDGFYLHSPDDPASSRHNLPNLAPISCSAPTRSGMMYRPTGESKEPTRTRNTSECSRDDDSVLRDGSVDSDASEDLPKAQSTPATPATAVHSSRGHDKEVPDSGVKMTSFAERKKKQILDSPKTSDPTSPQKTTWAQKSEESPNKSPQLNNEMSELGVRLEEKRKAIEAQKKRIEAIFAKHRQRLGKSAFLQLKKEQREDEGEEEGGDGQVSTSSTEEDLARLTLEERLARMEEEEQQEQDEQRLSVDDEANFRGALKLNKQVSQKADTPGEKGSVTPGEKMVAPLGDYNNAVSKLTAALSSLQSDMQRLTEQQNQLIKKKATPSSNKSWVIPASHKTSTPARLSRESTRDLNSASSSPSPSRKITNHTTPPKSPHVHRRTQSVPPKSPKHHQHSRPLDVKLPALSRVITAPQNVDSIPHLRRVNPWQSQVQTSSAFSIGDSDSLVEPRSSRPTPVPTPTFTPIPTPTQTPCPPADDTLSEVGSNDDHSIFSMDLEAGPSHGPSAKKEGHTGGGYSSGAPSECSFESDAPAGMLNGKRSSLIEISLSALRGDGEEDDQVPEAFSDSMSDRTEPELRGGVGFFFKDDKERPEDEMAQRKAAFLEKQQKRAEEMKRRKLEQEKEKEKESDKPQWMIIEGWGNKSEDRPQTPGTPPALHTPPVEGTPQRRGDFTRQEYERRQQLKIMEDLDKVLRQKPTTVRGVKKQRPKTVFRDDSVLSHSPVKGFMGTRLNKVYSHSTMNLSSMANDSGGLTVRKSPSRSHSPSRLMSPRRLSGQNGEKDWENGSTISSPASIPEYTGPKLYKEPSFKSNKFIIHNAITRCCLAGKVNEPQKNKIVEEMEKSAANHFLILFRDTSCQFRAVYTMNPETEEMVRLTGIGPRIISPEMVESIYKYSSDRKQFTVIPSKTMSMSVDAFTIPGHFWQKRPGTPKKLGTPK, encoded by the exons ATGGTGGACTCCCCTGCCATGAAGAAGACTTTTGTGGTCCCAGACATAAAGCCATTGGATTTGTATGACTGTACTAAGGCAAAAATATGCGCAAGTGTCGGATGGCTATTGGCAAAGTCCTACGGCAGTGCAG AGAATGTCCCTACAGAGCTGCGTGACCCCTTCTACTGTGACCAGTATGAGCAGGAGCATCTTAAACCACCTGTCACGCGCCTCCTGCAGTCCTCGGAGCTCTACTGCCGCACCTACAGCCTGCTACTGGGGGGCACAGAAGCTGAGGAACAGCCCAAAGACAATGCcgccctgctgcagctcctcgcTCAGAGAAGCATATTCCCCAAAGATCAGGACACACCAGTGACTGAGACAGACCTCCGACGTAAACCCATCAAAATG AGTGCTCACCTGGCAGTGATTGATGCCCTGATGGCCGTGGGAGCCATGGAGACAATGACTGCGGTGAAGACATGTGGTTCTGCTGAGCTACTGGGTGGAGCCTCTAGCTGGGAGGATGCACTGCTTCATTGGGTTAATGTG TTAAACCAGAAGTTGAAAGAACGTACTGAAGGAGCCCAGAATGAAACATCTCAGGCCCTTACAGAGCCCCAACCTGTCCAACCCTCT tgtcctACTCGCTGGTACTGGAAACTTGTTCCT CTCCGCTACAGGAAGGATAAAGTTCAGTCCAAACAAAAACCTATTTTTCCAGTGGTGAATGAAGTCAAAGACCTGTCCAGTGGTTGTGCTGTTGCTGCAGTCATACATTACTATTGCCCTGGCCTGCTAAGACTTGAAG ATGTTTGCATGAAGGAGTCCATGTCTGTAGCAGATAGCCTGTACAACCTGCAGTTCATCCATGAAttctgtgacagctgtctgAAAAGCTGCTGCCAGTTGGCACTGGAGGACATGCTATACACTCCACAGGAGCTTCAG CTCAACCTGCTGAGCTTCCTGTCAGAACTGCTTTGCTGGTTTGAAGTACGAAGGCCAGAATTTGTTCAGCCAATAGACACATTGG ATGGATCCACACCAGTAACACCGAGTAGCTTGAGTGGTAACAG tacCTCCCCTTCTATATTCAAGAAGCCTTTCCTCCCTATCTCTTCTCCTGCATTAG AAGGAGTTGGAAAGACATGGAGCAAGAAACCTCTCAG ccGCCCATTGTCAGCAGTATCCTTCAGCATTCCTTTTGGTCTGGACAGTGATGTGGACATTGTGATGGGCAACCCTGTGATAACTCGCTCTGTGAGCTCAGACCAGCTCAACCCAACAGGCCAAAATATGACTCGAGTGCCCTACACCCCTCCTGAAGATCTCAGCCATTTACTGAGCAAGCCCCCTGGCCCCAATGGTCCACAGAGAGCTTCTTGGGCCACCCAGACTCCCAGTGTTCCAAGGTTGGCAGAGGAGAATGGACTTGCAGCAAGTGAAACAGGAGAGCTGCCTACCATTGAAGAGGCTCTCCAAATTATCCACAATGAGAGCAAGATGGAGCCTCGTTTACACCCTGATGGTGCTCCTGATGGCTTCTACCTCCACTCTCCTGATGACCCTGCTAGCTCTAGACATAACTTGCCTAACTTAGCACCCATCAGCTGCTCTGCCCCTACACGCTCAGGAATGATGTACCGGCCAACAGGAGAGTCCAAGGAGCCCACTCGCACCAGAAATACCTCTGAATGTTCACGAGACGATGACTCAGTCTTAAGAGATGGCAGTGTGGACTCGGATGCATCCGAAGACCTCCCTAAGGCTCAGTCCACTCCAGCCACACCAGCTACTGCTGTACACTCTTCTAGGGGCCATGACAAagaggtgcctgacagtggtGTGAAGATGACCAGCTTTGCAGAACGCAAAAAGAAGCAGATTTTGGATTCTCCCAAAACCAGCGACCCCACTTCTCCTCAGAAGACCACGTGGGCCCAAAAGTCTGAAGAAAGCCCCAATAAGAGCCCACAACTCAATAATGAGATGTCTGAGCTGGGAGTTCGCCTTGAAGAAAAGCGCAAGGCTATTGAAGCACAGAAGAAACGAATTGAGGCCATTTTTGCAAAGCATCGGCAAAGACTGGGGAAGAGTGCATTTCTGCAGTTAAAGAAGGAGCAGCGTGAGGACgaaggtgaggaggaaggaggggatggCCAGGTCAGCACCTCATCCACAGAAGAAGACCTTGCTCGCTTGACGCTTGAAGAAAGGCTAGCTCGaatggaagaggaagagcagcaggaaCAAGATGAACAGCGCCTGTCAGTGGACGATGAGGCTAATTTCAGAGGAGCACTTAAGCTCAACAAACAGGTCAGTCAAAAGGCAGACACACCAGGAGAGAAGGGTTCTGTGACACCTGGTGAGAAAATGGTAGCTCCACTAGGGGACTATAACAACGCTGTATCTAAGCTGACTGCAGCTCTCAGCTCCCTGCAAAGTGACATGCAGCGGCTGACTGAGCAGCAGAACCAGCTAATCAAGAAGAAAGCTACACCTTCCAGCAACAAGTCCTGGGTCATTCCAGCTAGCCATAAAACCTCCACGCCTGCACGCCTGTCACGAGAATCCACCCGAGATTTAAattcagcctcctcctctccttctccatccCGCAAAATAACAAACCACACCACTCCTCCTAAATCTCCTCATGTCCATCGTAGAACCCAATCTGTGCCCCCTAAAAGCCccaaacaccaccaacacagTCGTCCTTTGGATGTTAAGCTTCCAGCCTTATCAAGGGTCATCACTGCTCCTCAAAATGTGGACAGCATCCCCCACCTTCGCCGTGTAAATCCCTGGCAATCCCAAGTCCAGACTTCGTCTGCATTCTCCATTGGTGACTCTGACAGCCTAGTTGAGCCCCGCTCATCCAGACCAACTCCTGTCCCCACGCCTACATTTACCCCTATACCAACTCCTACCCAAACTCCCTGTCCTCCTGCAGATGACACCCTGTCAGAGGTAGGCTCCAATGATGATCATAGTATATTTAGCATGGACCTGGAGGCTGGGCCCTCACATGGCCCTTCGGCTAAGAAGGAAGGGCATACCGGTGGGGGCTACAGCTCTGGTGCCCCATCAGAGTGCTCCTTTGAGAGTGATGCCCCTGCAGGGATGTTGAATGGCAAACGCAGTAGCCTGATAGAGATCTCACTGTCTGCTCTACGAGGAGATGGGGAGGAGGATGACCAAGTACCTGAGGCTTTCTCTGACTCAATGAGTGACCGGACAGAGCCAGAGCTGAGAGGAGGGGTTGGCTTCTTTTTCAAG gATGACAAGGAGCGACCGGAGGATGAGATGGCACAGCGAAAAGCAGCTTTTCTGGAGAAACAGCAGAAGAGAGCAGAAGAGATGAAAAGACGCAAACTtgaacaggaaaaagaaaaagagaaagaatcaga CAAGCCTCAGTGGATGATCATTGAGGGCTGGGGAAACAAGAGTGAGGACAGACCTCAGACCCCAGGCACCCCTCCAGCATTACATACCCCACCAGTAGAGGGGACTCCTCAGCGCAGAGGAGACTTCACAAGGCAAGAGTATGAGAGAAGACAGCAGCTCAAGATCATGGAAGACTTAGACAAGGTGTTGAGGCAGAAACCCACCACGGTTCGCGGTGTCAAGAAGCAGAGACCCAAGACTGTGTTCAGAGATGACTCTGTCCTCTCTCATAGCCCTGTCAAAGGCTTCATGG GCACCAGGCTAAACAAGGTGTACTCCCACTCAACCATGAACCTGTCTTCTATGGCTAATGACTCTGGAGGCTTGACTGTCAGGAAGTCCCCCAG CCGTTCACACTCTCCTTCCCGGTTAATGTCACCAAGACGACTGAGTGGTCAGAATGGAGAGAAGGACTGGGAGAATGGTTCCACTATTTCCTCCCCTGCCTCAATCCCAGAATACACAG GACCGAAGTTGTACAAGGAGCCTAGCTTTAAGTCCAACAAGTTCATCATCCACAATGCTATCACTCGCTGCTGCCTGGCCGGCAAGGTCAATGaaccacagaaaaacaagattgTAGAG GAAATGGAGAAAAGTGCAGCAAAccacttcctcatcctcttcagAGATACTAGCTGCCAGTTCAGAGCAGTTTACACAATGAACCCTGAAACTGAGGAGATGGTACGGCTCACTGGCATTGGCCCCCGGATCATATCACCTGAGATGGTTGAGTCCATTTATAAGTACAGCTCTGACCGCAAGCAGTTCACTGTTATCCCGTCCAAAACCATGTCCATGAGTGTTGACGCCTTCACCATCCCCGGCCACTTTTGGCAAAAGCGACCAGGAACTCCGAAGAAGCTTGGCACccccaaataa